The genomic window ACCTCTCCTAAGAGGGTCTCATTGTTGATGAAGTCAGCAAAGGCCATAGTGGGGGTCCAGATGTCATTCTGGTAATAGATGCTGCTGCTCTGtgactcctcctccttcctccggGTCACCACGAGCTGGTATCTGACCAGGAATGTTGAAGGAAGGTGGTATCAGGAAATGTCAGGGGCCATTCTCGGCCTCGAAGTCCTTTGGGCCAGGTTCTGTGGGACAGCATTTCCCATCCCATATCTACTTGGAGCTGAGGGGAGGCACAAGGGTGAATGGTAAACCAAGGGCAGTGAGTTGGGGTCTTCAAGAGCTGGGATCGGGGAAGAGGACCCGTCCTTCCCTACCACCCAGTGCCCAGagccctcctcacctcccccagcTGAGGGCCCTCTCCATGTCGCTCTCCAGGGGCATGTGTAGGCCGAGGGGGCTGTGGATCTGGATCCGGTACCCGCGCTGGTGACCCCAGGCATTAGTCTGGTTGCCAGCCAGATAAAGGTAGCGGGGAAGGGGCTCTCCCAAGGAAAAAGCTGTGAGGTCCTCCCTTCCGAGGACCTGCCGGGTGAGCTGTGGCCGCTGCAGGTGGTGCTCTGGACTCCAAGGGGCTGCCACAGGCTTAAACACCACATCTTCGGCTACCACCCAGTTTTTCAGCcctgccgggggaggggggagaggagttCCACACCAGGTGAGAGAGTCCCTTGTCCTCCCCCACGATGCCCACTGCGCTGGCCTGACAAAGGGCGGCAGAGCTCGTCAGAGAGCACCGTGCTGGGAGCCAGAAGGCCTGGATTCGAGCGCTAGCCCATCCTCTTTGAACCTCACCTTTCAATACGGCTATGACCAGTCACAAGTAGCTAGTTCCATTTAAGAATTCaagttcctcagtcacactggCCACATAGGATGAGTGGCTAACACATCAGACAAGGCAGATGGAGAATATCCATCACCGCAGAGCTCTGTTAGCACCGGTCTACCCGGTAGATATTAGGCTGattctttacttttctctctccatctctacaGCGGGCATAATAAAAGCTGTTCTGTGGCTGAGCTCTGCAAGTGGAAAAGCACACGCAGGTGGCTAGTTACATTCTtggaaccatgaaagagagaTTTGTCTTGCAGGAGCTGCCTGGAAAAACCCAGTCTCCCTCCAGAGCACCCTGTATCTTCATCCCAGCTCTTGAAACTTTGCTTTCCACCTCCACAAGCTGGGGACCACTTtgatgtgttgtttttgtttttctgggactAGATTGAGATCTTATATTGTCTGGAAGTTTCCTAGAACGCGATTGCACTTGTAACGTACACCCATCTTCCCCACTTGGTGTTGCTCTGCAGGTTTGGGGTGTCCATGCCTTTAAACAGGAATGATGGTGAAGGCCCCCAGCACCCTGCAGAGCGCGCCCTACTGAGGCCAGCACTTCTGCTGCCTGTCCCTCCAGCTCCACACTCCAGGGATCCAGGACCTGTGACTCAACTTCACTGCCTGAGACAAGGCTCTTTAATGCCAAAAGTGCTGAAGAGAAACTTCAAATTCAAGTCCTATTCCAAATATGTCAAAGAATAATTTAGGTAATAGGTTCATTTAGTAGTCATTCTATTTTCTTAGTTCTCCTCCAACCCCAAACCGCGTGTTTATGGTCTAGAGGGTAAGAAACCGTCTGACAAGAAGGATGCATGGTTACAGAGCATGATACCTGGGTAGCCGCTTCttgccccttctcccccaccctcctcagcTTGGCGAGGGTCTGgtagatttctgtttttttgttctgGGTCTAATAGCCCGTGATTTgattaaattcattattttgctCTTGATGAAAATCCGTCAGGAGCAGGAAGTCCTCTCTCTGCTTTGAGCCCCACTTGAAAAACCCCTTTCTACACTTGCAGCAAGCCTACTGCATGCCTGCTATGTCACCAGAGGTCCGGCGGTGAGGACATGTTCTGGCAGGGGTAGGATGGCTCTCCCCAGGAGGACGGTGGGGCCACCATCCTATGTCCTGTTTTATGAAATCCTGTGAAGCAACCCTCACTAGCACCTCCCACCCCCGTGCCCCAGGACCACCTTTACGCTGAAAACCTCCTTAGGCTGCTTCCTATCTCTGCGCAGgcccctgctttcccctccttcaCTGTCCCCCAGAATCAGGAAGAAAACTCAGAGCCCCAAATCCAGCCCCAATTGCTGGGGCAAATTCGCTAGCCGCAGAGGCAATCAAGACAAAGGCCGCCAGGCCTGGCCATTGCATTCAAGCCAAGTTTCACAACCACCCCTGCAAGGCGGAGGGGCTGGGTAATCAGGGCTGCGTAGGGCCACCCCTCTACCTTCGGCCAGATACCCAGCACGCCCAGGATTTCAGGCTGACTGCAGCCGAATACGCTCCAATCAGCCCCTGCTCTGTTACCACAGTATGTTGTGCCGGCCTGCCCCTCTGCTGCTTCTGGCTCCATCTGGGggtctcccttccctctgctccaccccgaGCCTCAGTTCTCACCCGAGCACTCACCTGCCACGTCCAGGTCCAGCTTGAAGTGGAAGGCATGCGTGTGCACTGCCCCCAGCACTCGATCCCCCACACGGTTTCCGAAGAGGAGgctctcctcacccccactcaGGAAAGCCGTGTTGATATAGCCTGTGGCATGAACCCGCCCTTCCAGCGCCCCATTTGGGTGCAGTACAAAGTCCCAAATGTAGTCATAGTTGCCTACAGAGGACACAGACCTGACTACAAGGGCCGAGCCAGCCAAACCACCATAGAAATGACTCTCGAGGTGATTGTGGTGCCTCCGAAGGGGTAGTCCTTGTGCCTCCTcgaacacacacacagcccctggGAGCAGCTGGACTGCCCCTGTGCCCACTAATGTGTGGATGTCCACCATCGTAGACTGATAGGGGCAGTCAACACCCCGAACCAAGCCCCGGCTGTGACGGCCAAGTCCATAGCTGCTATCCAAGTATCTGGTCATCATTGTCTTGGGTGAATCGGCACCATAGACGGATACACACTCCTGGACACTGACTTCGTAGGCCACTCGCTCGCCCTTGAAGCGAATATCAAAAATCCTCATGCCACTGAACACCCCATGACCAAAGGTAAATGTCCAGAGGGAGGATGCCACCAGGTTCCCCTGCACGCTGTACTGGGAGCCCTGGGGTGAGAACTGAAGAGGGGGGAGAGGACCTGGGGAGGTCCTGGACTTCAAGGATGAAGCCCCAtttggcagggggagaggaacccTAACCACTTCCAGGCGGCCAGCCTTAAACTCCCATTCCAACTGTCCCAAGTCTGCATAGTAGCGCCCAAGGTAGAAGACCCGTTGGACAGCCCAGCGGGCAGGGTCCAGGGCCCTGTGGTCCAGCAGCAGCTCCAGCCCCACCGGATGAAGGAAAATCCCAACACCTGAGATGTTATGGTAGAGGGCTATCCAGGTAGCACGGTCCCCTGAGCGCAAGCCACTAGGGGTGGCATGTAGAGGTGCCAAAGTGGAGCCATTGTAGTTTAAGACAGAAGCCAGAAAGCCTGGGGCTTTGGGTAGCTCCACCTCCTTCAGATGCTTCCACATCTGGGCAAACTCAGCTCCCAACATGGGGCGGCGGTGGTAGGGGAGGGGGCCCCCGTGACGCTCCACGGTCACATCCCGCAGGTAGGAGGGCCATGGCAGCGGCCCCACCACCAGCTCACTCACGTTGGGCTGGGGCTGTCCGCCAAAGAAGACGATGGCCAGTGCCTCCCGGGCAGGTGGGGGGCTCCCCCTGTCCAGGTGGGCCAGGGCGGCAGCCTTGGGGGGCAGGTGCAGCTCCACCGAGAAGATGCAGTTGTCCGAGGGGCGGGCCTGGGCTGCATCCACCAGGCCTGGCCCTAGCTGCTGGGTCAGGAAGCTCGTCACAGCTGTCAGCTCCTCTCGGCTCAGGTCTGCAAACAGCTGGCTCTGGCCGGGGTGTGTCCAGGGCTGGGCGCTGGGGGACACGGAGGGGCAGCGGGGAGGCTGGCTGGAGCCACCTTGGCTGGTCAGCAAGACATAGGCCAGGGCAAAGATGGTAATGAGGGACAATGCCAGGAATACGAGCACTACCTTGAGATTCATGGTGAATGCGGAGAGCTAAGGAGAGTCCTACCAGCGGCTCCTTCCAGTTACTAACATCAAATCGGGGCTTATATTCAGTAGGATGGATAGGGATGGAGAAAACTCCACCCTGTGGGCTGGACAGGAAATTTCTGACCTTAATTTATATAATTCGGTTCCAATTTTCTGTTCCGTGGTTTGGCTCCAGGCACTCCTTCCACGTGCATAggctctcccctgcccctgggctCCTGGCCGCCGCACGACAGGAGTCCTGACTGCTGTCACTCAGACCAGACTAGAGGGCCATGTGGATTAACTCTAAACTCCACCTTGCACTCAGAACAGGTCTGAGGGAGAATGCAAACCTCAGACGCCCAGTTAAGTGCCGTGTGCTGCAGGCAGGCGCCAGAATTATCCATTTCCCTGCCTCCTTGCAAGGACCACCTGCCAATATTCCCACAACCCACAGCCCAGTTCAGCAGTAAGTGCTTGGCCGGCTGCCAGAGGCCAAGCCCTTGCTTGGTAAAAGTATCAGGTCTCTTCTAGCTAGTCggagggaaaggaaaggtgaGCACCCGGGCTCAGCGGTCAGATCACTATGCTGTGGGACCTCAGAGGAGTTACTTCTCATGAATTTCACTGTCTTCACCCATAAGGGAGAAGTCACCTACCCCAGactcatgaaaattaaatatgctCATTCACATAAAGCACTTaacagagcccaacactgggaAGGCATTCAAAAATTGTTAGCTACTGCTACTGAGCTCTGAAACAGAATACAGCAGATGTTCCTCCGTTTCAGACCTTAAATCTCTTTTTGCAGAGAATCAGTGAGGGAATCACTGGGTATCAAAAGGCTACTCTGCAAGGTTGAAGTTGAGGAAGCTTTATTTCAGAGACAGCTAGAATCCTAGACGGCCCTCCCAAGTCATTGGAAAACCCAAAGCAGGAATCCCTGGCATCTCCTCAAGAAATTTAAGACACTATTCAGTGGGGAGAATTCATCGAAGGTCAAGAAAATGAGCCGGTAGGCTGTGCCTCAAACCAGGTGATCCCCCAGCCACGGAACTAGAGCAGCCTCTACTGGCAGTTCCTGGGTATCAACGCGCAGAGGGAGCAAGGCACTGCCATCTGGGCAGGTTAGACAGAAGCAGCTTAGCGGTTTGGGAAGAGCTAACCTTCACATAATTCAGACTGACCACAAATGAAGGACCCACCCCTGCCTCTTGGTAGGCAGAAGCCTCAGCCTTTCCactatttgagagaaaagaggcAGCTCAACTGGTATAAAAACACCCAATAGGGTGGCTGGAGGTGTACGTGGAGGTGGGGGGTCCCACAGGCACGCACCTGAGTGTGGGCATGTCCCTAGCCACCAAGAGCATCGCAACAGGGTCTGCAGCTTTAGAAAGAGGTCAAAGTAcctgcatttttaataatttcttgaCATGGTAAAAGAATTTTACATTACGATCCAAGGGTGATAGAGTGAGAAGGGGCAGCAGAATAatccaacaaacaaaaagggaaactgagaaacacatggtgggggggggttAGCTGGAAGGGATCTGGAGGGTAGGTAGGGGCACTGCCCAACTAAAATGCAATTGGTTTGTTACTGAGTACTATTCATGGGAAGACAGCATCCTGACTCCTTCTCTATAGCATACCGGGAGTAAAAATGATGCAGCTGGGTGGAAATGTGGTTGGGGTTGAAGGCAAGAGGAAGACAGGGGAAGAAGTAAAgtcagaaacagacacagagagagtcaCTGGCAGGCTGACCGCAGATACAGACCCTCCAGTAGCGGCAGAATGAAAGTGGGGCTTTGTGGAGGGTTAGGAGAAAAGCTGTAACAAGTGAGAGCTCGGGAAGATTTGAGGAACAGGAGGCAACTCttctgtggttttgacttgcccAGCGGATTTTCACATACACACAATGCATACACGCAGGTgtgtgcacgtacacacacatatacgcaGGTGCTGCTTTCCTTGGAAGCACAATACTATAAATAAGAGAACTATCTGTCCCACAGGAAAGCCCCACAGAAGCAGCAGTATCTGGCCTTCACAGCTGCAGACAACTCACCCCGATTTACAACTGGCCTAGAAGAGGCACCCAGGAGTCAGAGGACCAGCCTTTGCAGTAACGCCCCAAAAGACCCGAGTCGCAGAGGAAGGGGCCTTCCCCCAAATCCTCTGATTCTCATCTCTCCTCCAATTCATCAGCCTCTGGGCACCGAgaggctatatatatataatagcagAACGATGGGCCCCGGTAGGTGAGGACTAAGACTACTATCAGCTTCTGAATGATGTGTGTGTGACAGAATTCATGGGATGGGGGTGACAGGACACAGGAAAACAACAGACGATGGGATGGAGAAATCAGATAATGGAGTAGGAAGGCATGTGCGTGCATGTCTGTACGTATGTGTCtatcacatacatatatgtatgtgaaaATCCTAGTTATAAAAACATCTCAAGGAGCTAGGGACTTGGCAGAAGGCCTAAGGTGTTTCTTGTCATGATCAGGTTCAAGGTGGGATGTATGCAGATGGGAGACCCTAAGTTATCATCAGGGAAACTGGGGGGAGAATCCAATGTCCCACACAGTGGCAAGAGACACTAACCTGACATCAGAGAGGAGCTGGACAGCACCCCCCAACACCTAGCACTTTCCTTCCAGTTCCCTCAGCTTCTAATCAACTAGTcaacagaagggggaaaaaaaaaaaaaacaacacaaagctCAAGACACAGGAGGgcgagggcagggagagaaaacacaagtattCTTGTGCCAACGTCCTGCACACACAAAGCTGGACTTCTCCAGAAATTAGGACATGTCGGGTGTGGGCATTAGGGAAGGAAATAGAAGAGTTCCTGAGGCCTGAAAAAAGAGGTAAACACGTCACAGAACTACATGAGAGTTTCATTAGACTCTAActaaaaacagagagaggtgGGATTACTATTTCCAGCCAGTTTCCCCATCACGATAGTCATGTAACAAACCAAGGCAATGTCGGTCTTGAGCCAGACTCACAGAgtcccctggccctggccctggcctcaGTACAGTGTCTCTGCATTGCTGCTCCGGGGCCGTTTGATCTTCTCGATATTTTTCAGGATCATGTCATGTAGAGTGACCTGGGAGAAGAGGCCAGGGAATCAAATTTGTtccaccccaacctcccaaagAAACCAGATACCCCCCACAAAGCCCCAAGCAATCATATGCGGAATCCCAATCTCACTCACTGGAACCCCAGCTCAGGGATCCCAACACCAGGGGTCCCTGGGAGCTTCCCAGGCCCCAGGCGTCTAATAACAactaacatttcttgagcacctatcATAACCAACAATTGGTACTGGGTCTTTCAACGTgttactctatttatttatttatttatttatttttaaagatttatttatttaagagagagtgcacgcatgcacatgagtgaggggagtggcagagggagagaacctcaagcagactccgggCTGActgtggagcccgatgcagggctcagtcccactaTGCACGATCAAGccttgagctgaaatcacgagttggatgcttaacgaactgcactacccaggcacccctatttcactcattttttaaaaaccatctttgtaaaaagcaaaacaaaacaaaaaaacccatcttCATGCCATAGATATGATgttccatcttacagatgaaaaaactgaagttTAAGGTTCAACAACTTGCTCAAGGCCAGATTACAGGAAGAATTGGCTCTGAACCCGAGCCTGTCTGACTCCACTGCCCACACCTTCACAACTACACTGCACAGCACTCCCTGCCATCCAGACAGAAAGGGAGATCCCCAGCCACACACTTTCAATGAGCTTCTAATTCTCAACACTCAGCTGATGAGAATTTACCCTCTTCATTTTATCCCACTCCATCCTCCATCTCAAACCCCAGGGAGCGGCAAGAGAATGAGAGCCAGGACAAACAGCCAGGGTGACTGAGGGCAGGGACCAAGGCTACTTACATACTGATTCCTTAGCTCTGATATGATGAGCCGAAGGCTGATATATTCTTTCTCATCAATCTCTGTCACGGTGCGACGATAGTCCTCctgaaaggagggaggaaaagcctAGTCTCGAGGCCAGCCTGTCCGTAGGCAGCTCTTGCCAGGCAATGGCcactcctccctttcccttccacGTCCACCCTCAGACCCCAAACCCTTACTTACCACATGGGGATATTTAGCTATTTTAGAAACCAATTTGGCTCTTGTAATATAATATCTAAAAGGAGAGAGTAGAAAAGGAAGTTGCATGAGACCCTGGACAGTGCTTGCCATGTCACCAGCCCCCAATTCCTGGGCCAAGCCCAAGAAGTCCTACCTAGATATCTGGTCCAGATAAGATGCAGCTTCACTCTCAACAGTTCTTAGTTCTGCAACTGTCTcctcctaaaaaaacaaaacaaaacaaaaaactcaggtGTTGAGGTCAAGTCATTTCCATGTCATCCAAAGAGCAGAccaggggaaaacaaacaaagcagGTTGAAAAGGAGAGTAAGCCTTCTGAACCTTCCTCTCCAGTTTGTATGCAAGCACGTTACCTGAATGGATACCCCGAAGTTGTTCCCATCTTCTATCCTGGGAATCAAGAGCTGTACCCACATTTTGACCTGAAGGGTGAGAGGACCAATATGTACATATGAGGATCCTTGTTTTTTCTGCCAAAGCCATGAAGTATACAGCCCATGCTGCTAACTAGGACCAGATGCTGGGAGCAAGGGAGCCACGATACTTCATGTGCTAACTCCTCTATCATCTCCATACTTCCTGCCCCACATCCAACACTTTTCATAGTTCAAGCCAGGCTTTTTGGGATCAGCCCATAGGTCACTAGCCCCTGCCTCACCGTGTTGCATTTCTCAATCAGCAGCCGGATCTCAGGTTTCACTTTCTCAATAATGTCCACTAGTTGCTGGTTGCTTTTTAGCATCCCATTGGGCATCACGAACACCTTGGTTCCTGGCAGGGACATGAAGAAGGTCAAACGActggggtggagggcaggacattaacacccccatcccccacctttctctctccttccccagagccATGAGATGCTAGGACCTCTGCCTTTTATCTGCCACAATCCTACCTACAAACCATGACCCCACCAAcagaatcaaaaaaagaaaatgtatggatTAACAAATGAGTGTCTAAAGTATGCCAAAAGTCTGAATAACAGGAAATGAAAATACGCTCTAAAGATTTAATGTACCAATGAttactgaagagaaaataatgtggAGCTTGGACTTCTGTGAAAAACCTGAAATGTGCAGCCACCTCCAACCTCTCTCCCTTGGCAGTCTGCACTAAGCAAAGCCCTCCCTGTTTACTGGGACATTAGGTTTTGGGTGCTAAATTATGACCACGTTTGGAGAACGTGGGAATGGGAACTCTGGAAAATCAAGTCTGATCTTATTTCCTGATCAGAGACTGCCAGATCAATCCCCCTGCTCAGGGCTGCAAACCAGGGAGTAGGTGTGGTAGGGCTGGCTCTTACCTTGGAAGGCCTCTTCACACTCATCCAACCTTCGCTTCTTGTAAGTGGGCTATGGATAGAGACAGGAATTAGCCTGCTCTTCACACCCATATCCCTATCACAAGTTCCCCTTCGGGTAACTTTGCCCCACAGGTTGTTTTAATTTATACACAATTTTCTAAGCACATACAGGGCTTTAAGGATAGATTCTTGCCACAAAGCAACTTACACTCTAGTTGGGAAGATCAACCTTTCAACTGACATATTAAGCACTTGGGGGGAGGGGATACTATAAACAACAGGAAAAATGAACCAGTCAATGCAGGGTGAGGATCATTAAGGGAATATGTACACATCTTCTGGTTCCACAAAGAAGCACAATATTCAATCAACAAACATGTGCTTAGCACCTATTATGTACCAGATATAGaactaggtgctggggatacaaagTTGATTACGACAGCTTCTGCTTTCCAGAATTGCAAGCTCTATCAATGAGACAGTAACTCAAAcaacaatacagtgttatcactGTTATTATAAAACGTGGTCATGTAACTTGACAAGCACTAGGTGCTAAAGATACCTAACAAAGACAGGGACTACAGTCCAATACACAATAAAAACTGCTCATCCTGTAACAATACTCAAGACACTGACACAGGGGCACATGAggggctcagctgttaagcatctgccttcggctcaggtcatgatcctagggttctgggatcgagccccgcattgggctctctgcttggcaggaagcctgcttttccctcttccactccccctacttgtactccctctctcactgtatctccctctgtcaaataaataaataaaatctttaaaggaaaaagaaaaataagacactgACATAGGTGAGAAAAATCTTGCTTAGAGCCACAGGGACAGACCAGACAACTGGAGGGAACCTGCAGCTATCAGTCTTATGTGGCACTCACTCTAGGACAGAGTAGCATCAGGTTATACACTTCATGCTATAAATGAAAATCAGGGTCTAAAAGTGGTATACTGGAATCAGCATGTCTGTAAGAGCCCTCATTCCTAGATCCTAATGCCACTGTTTCCTCTGTACATGTTCAAATTGACTAGGAAGTAGAGAACAGAGAACTACTGCTttagaatacaaagaaaaacgCAGGACACTCACACCGTCCAGTCCATCGTGGCTATTGGTGAGAAGAATGGGGTCAGGGACTGGGAGATTCATGTCTGAGTGGATCTGAGTTAGGTCATGGATGTTTAGGATTGGTTCCTGAAAGAGAGACACCCACCCCCAAAACAGTATTAGTCTtttcaaaatgaacaaagaagtatTTCATTTGAAGGGCAAGAAATAGAGTGTTTTACtgtacaaaacaaaatagaagcaaCACATGATTTCTCCCATTTGACAGAAAGACCAGagccaaaaaaaagggggggagggttttgaagaaaagaaaagggtctCTCTCACCTTCAAAAAACTATCGAGTTCTAacaacttctttggaaaaaaatttgcCACCAAGTCTTCTGCCTGAAGATGAAGGAAAATACACTTCAATTAATAACTGCGGGAAGGTCTCTCTCTATAGATCTCTTCTCTGGGAAATTCCGAACTATCAaccaacacttatttttcta from Mustela nigripes isolate SB6536 chromosome 16, MUSNIG.SB6536, whole genome shotgun sequence includes these protein-coding regions:
- the AOC2 gene encoding retina-specific copper amine oxidase isoform X2; the protein is MNLKVVLVFLALSLITIFALAYVLLTSQGGSSQPPRCPSVSPSAQPWTHPGQSQLFADLSREELTAVTSFLTQQLGPGLVDAAQARPSDNCIFSVELHLPPKAAALAHLDRGSPPPAREALAIVFFGGQPQPNVSELVVGPLPWPSYLRDVTVERHGGPLPYHRRPMLGAEFAQMWKHLKEVELPKAPGFLASVLNYNGSTLAPLHATPSGLRSGDRATWIALYHNISGVGIFLHPVGLELLLDHRALDPARWAVQRVFYLGRYYADLGQLEWEFKAGRLEVVRVPLPLPNGASSLKSRTSPGPLPPLQFSPQGSQYSVQGNLVASSLWTFTFGHGVFSGMRIFDIRFKGERVAYEVSVQECVSVYGADSPKTMMTRYLDSSYGLGRHSRGLVRGVDCPYQSTMVDIHTLVGTGAVQLLPGAVCVFEEAQGLPLRRHHNHLESHFYGGLAGSALVVRSVSSVGNYDYIWDFVLHPNGALEGRVHATGYINTAFLSGGEESLLFGNRVGDRVLGAVHTHAFHFKLDLDVAGLKNWVVAEDVVFKPVAAPWSPEHHLQRPQLTRQVLGREDLTAFSLGEPLPRYLYLAGNQTNAWGHQRGYRIQIHSPLGLHMPLESDMERALSWGSSK
- the PSME3 gene encoding proteasome activator complex subunit 3: MASLLKVDQEVKLKVDSFRERITSEAEDLVANFFPKKLLELDSFLKEPILNIHDLTQIHSDMNLPVPDPILLTNSHDGLDGPTYKKRRLDECEEAFQGTKVFVMPNGMLKSNQQLVDIIEKVKPEIRLLIEKCNTVKMWVQLLIPRIEDGNNFGVSIQEETVAELRTVESEAASYLDQISRYYITRAKLVSKIAKYPHVEDYRRTVTEIDEKEYISLRLIISELRNQYVTLHDMILKNIEKIKRPRSSNAETLY
- the AOC2 gene encoding retina-specific copper amine oxidase isoform X1, whose amino-acid sequence is MNLKVVLVFLALSLITIFALAYVLLTSQGGSSQPPRCPSVSPSAQPWTHPGQSQLFADLSREELTAVTSFLTQQLGPGLVDAAQARPSDNCIFSVELHLPPKAAALAHLDRGSPPPAREALAIVFFGGQPQPNVSELVVGPLPWPSYLRDVTVERHGGPLPYHRRPMLGAEFAQMWKHLKEVELPKAPGFLASVLNYNGSTLAPLHATPSGLRSGDRATWIALYHNISGVGIFLHPVGLELLLDHRALDPARWAVQRVFYLGRYYADLGQLEWEFKAGRLEVVRVPLPLPNGASSLKSRTSPGPLPPLQFSPQGSQYSVQGNLVASSLWTFTFGHGVFSGMRIFDIRFKGERVAYEVSVQECVSVYGADSPKTMMTRYLDSSYGLGRHSRGLVRGVDCPYQSTMVDIHTLVGTGAVQLLPGAVCVFEEAQGLPLRRHHNHLESHFYGGLAGSALVVRSVSSVGNYDYIWDFVLHPNGALEGRVHATGYINTAFLSGGEESLLFGNRVGDRVLGAVHTHAFHFKLDLDVAGLKNWVVAEDVVFKPVAAPWSPEHHLQRPQLTRQVLGREDLTAFSLGEPLPRYLYLAGNQTNAWGHQRGYRIQIHSPLGLHMPLESDMERALSWGRYQLVVTRRKEEESQSSSIYYQNDIWTPTMAFADFINNETLLGEDLVAWVTASFLHIPHAEDVPNTVTLGNRVGFLLRPYNFFDEDPSIFSPGSVYFEKGQDAGLCNVNPVACIPNLAACVPDLPPFFYQDL